In Flavobacterium piscisymbiosum, the sequence AATATTTTTAGATTGTCCAATCATTGTAGCAGCGTTAATACGCGCTCTGTATGGTCCTGCAATAAGTTCAGCAGCTTTTAAGAAAATAGCAGCACGTTGTTCCCATGCCATATTTGCCCATGCAGTTCTTGATTCAAGAGCATTAGCAATTGCTTTTTCAATATGTTGTTTTTCAGCTAAGTGATAAGTTCCTACAATGTGTTTGTGATCGTGAGGAGCTGATATTGTTCTTGTATTTCCAGTTCTGATTTCTTCGCTTCCAATGTATAACGGAACGTCAATTTTAGAATTCCACAATGTTGTGTAAGCTGCCTGAACAGCTGCTTTTTCTGGTGAGTTAGGTGCGTAGCTTTTTACTGGCTCGTTTACCGCTTTTGGTACATGAAAGAATCCTTTTAGCATTTTATTTAAAATTAGATAATTAGACAATTTAAGGGTTAGATGATTTGATTTGTTACGAATAATCTAACGCTGCACAAAAGTACAAAGGATAAATTAATAATTTGACAAATTTATGATTAAGATAACGATAAAAAAGAGCAGGCTTTTTTAAACTTTTTTTAGTTTAAAGCAAAAGGAGCACACATTCTAAAAGTAGGAACAATTACTTTGAATGTTTTTGTAGAGGTAAAATTGATCATATTAAAATAACCTTTCATTGCACCATAAGGAGATGACAATAGACAACCTGAGCTATAAGTGTGATTTTCTCCAGGTTTCAAAACCGGTTTTTTACCAATAACGCCTTCTCCGTCTACAACTTCAAGATCGTTTAAAGAATCAAATATTTCCCAGTGACGAGAAGTTAACTGAACTGAATCTTTGCTGTGATTTTCGATTGTAACTACATAACTAAAAGCAAAGTGGATCTTGTAGTTCTTGAAGTAAGTACCTTCAAAACTAGTCAAAACAGATATTTTTATGCCTCTTGTTATCTGAGAAACCATACTAAAGTAGTAAATATGTGTGGGTTATAGTTGCAAAGCTACAAAAAAAAATCTTTCAATCTAAATCCTTAACAATGTTTTAATTTACGATGTTTATCGAGTTGGCATTTCCTTTTCCTATAACTCTCTGATAACGATCTGTACTTTCTTTGTAATAAACCAATATGGTATACTCATTTTCAGTTTGATAAAAGTTTCCATCAATCGCATTTTCATAATCAATAACACCTTTTTTATCGGCAATTGTATATTGAAAATTAGTAAAACCTTGTTTAATCATGACCGCTTTTTCAAAAACAGCTTTCTCAGTATTATATTCCATTTTGTATTCTGGCGATAAACTATAGTTGTTGAACATTCCTGTAATATAAATGTCTTTGTTTGTTGATCTGAAGGTCGGGGCCGAAAGAGTAAAATAAACCCAGGCATAATCGGCTTCAATGTCGTTGCTTGAAGCGTTGATGTTTTTCACCACAAAATTTCCATTTACATCCTGATACACGGTATAAATTTGGTTGGCTCTTGCCTGATTTGTATATAAGTACGAATTGTAAATGTCGTTATTGGCGCCAACTCTTCCCACATTATTGCTTGCTGCACGAATGTCTTTATTTTCGAAATATAAAAATTCATTTCCGCCCCAAAATTGAGTTTCCTGATTGTATTTGTAAACCAATTGATTCCCTATTGTGTATTGAGGAGGAACATTTTTGATAGCGGTATTAAAATTGCCGTTTTGTAATAATAAGATTTTTACATTTTGTAACGGAGTTTGAAAAGTAATATCATTCGATAATACGGCAAAGTCAAGATTTTGTTTGTAATCAATATTCGTAACATCACGACTTCGTTTTACCTGAGCCGAAACTGTAGCATGATTTTCATATAAAATAAATTTTCTGGAGAAAATGAGCTCTCTGTCCTCATTTAGAATCCTCAGCATATAATTTCCCGAAATTCGTAATTGAGATGTAAAC encodes:
- the apaG gene encoding Co2+/Mg2+ efflux protein ApaG codes for the protein MVSQITRGIKISVLTSFEGTYFKNYKIHFAFSYVVTIENHSKDSVQLTSRHWEIFDSLNDLEVVDGEGVIGKKPVLKPGENHTYSSGCLLSSPYGAMKGYFNMINFTSTKTFKVIVPTFRMCAPFALN
- a CDS encoding DUF5103 domain-containing protein, which produces MPKFLFRNLLLIFIFASATALAQGIQTEIDPPYNIKTVSFVQNGSNVVPIFELGDNFTFQFDDLFGNEANYYFEVIHCDYNWKPTDIPKTDYISGFDNQRITDYSNSFNTLQVYSHYRLSFPNQFTSQLRISGNYMLRILNEDRELIFSRKFILYENHATVSAQVKRSRDVTNIDYKQNLDFAVLSNDITFQTPLQNVKILLLQNGNFNTAIKNVPPQYTIGNQLVYKYNQETQFWGGNEFLYFENKDIRAASNNVGRVGANNDIYNSYLYTNQARANQIYTVYQDVNGNFVVKNINASSNDIEADYAWVYFTLSAPTFRSTNKDIYITGMFNNYSLSPEYKMEYNTEKAVFEKAVMIKQGFTNFQYTIADKKGVIDYENAIDGNFYQTENEYTILVYYKESTDRYQRVIGKGNANSINIVN